In the Aromatoleum bremense genome, one interval contains:
- a CDS encoding acetyl-CoA C-acyltransferase translates to MTKQFQDAYLVAATRTPVARRNGMFRHVRPDDMLAHVLQASVAAVPRLDPRDIGDVYVGCAIPEGEQGMNVARLGVLMAGLPDSVPAITINRFCSSGLNAVAMAADRIRLGEADVAIGAGTESMSAMPNIFGKGIHANPKWMNDDHVALAYGMGLTAERVAERWQVSRDDQDAFAAVSHEKALAAIAAGHFDAEITPYAVTEQFPGADGAVRRVERLVRSDEGPRAGTTAESLGKLKPVFARGGSVTAGNASQMSDGAGSVVLMSEAALRRYDVEPIARFVSFAVAGVPPEIMGIGPVEAIPRALKAAGLRLADIDWFELNEAFAAQALAVMRTLDIDPAKINRQGGAIALGHPLGATGAIRTATLMHGLRRTGQRYGMVTMCIGTGMGAAGIFEAL, encoded by the coding sequence ATGACCAAGCAATTCCAGGACGCCTACCTCGTCGCCGCGACGCGCACGCCGGTAGCGCGTCGCAACGGCATGTTCCGCCACGTGCGCCCGGACGACATGCTCGCCCACGTGCTGCAGGCGAGCGTCGCCGCGGTGCCGCGGCTCGACCCGCGCGACATCGGCGACGTCTATGTCGGCTGCGCGATCCCCGAAGGCGAGCAGGGCATGAACGTCGCGCGCCTCGGCGTGCTGATGGCGGGGCTGCCCGACAGCGTGCCCGCGATCACGATCAACCGTTTCTGCTCGTCGGGCCTCAACGCGGTGGCGATGGCCGCCGACCGCATCCGCCTCGGCGAAGCCGACGTCGCGATCGGCGCCGGCACCGAATCGATGAGCGCGATGCCGAACATCTTCGGCAAGGGCATCCACGCCAACCCGAAATGGATGAACGACGACCACGTCGCGCTCGCGTACGGCATGGGCCTCACCGCCGAGCGGGTCGCCGAGCGCTGGCAGGTGTCGCGCGACGACCAGGACGCGTTCGCCGCCGTGAGCCACGAGAAGGCGCTCGCGGCGATCGCCGCCGGCCACTTCGACGCCGAGATCACGCCCTACGCGGTCACCGAGCAATTCCCGGGTGCCGACGGCGCGGTGCGGCGGGTCGAGCGGCTCGTCCGCAGCGACGAGGGCCCGCGCGCGGGCACGACCGCCGAGAGCCTCGGCAAGCTCAAGCCCGTGTTCGCGCGCGGTGGCTCGGTGACCGCGGGCAACGCGTCGCAGATGTCGGACGGCGCGGGCTCCGTGGTGCTGATGAGCGAGGCGGCCCTCAGGCGCTACGACGTCGAGCCGATCGCGCGCTTCGTGAGCTTCGCGGTCGCCGGCGTGCCGCCCGAGATCATGGGCATCGGCCCGGTCGAGGCGATCCCGCGCGCGCTGAAGGCGGCCGGGCTGCGCCTTGCCGACATCGACTGGTTCGAGCTCAACGAGGCGTTCGCGGCTCAGGCGCTCGCGGTGATGCGCACGCTCGATATCGATCCGGCGAAGATCAACCGCCAAGGCGGCGCGATCGCGCTGGGCCACCCGCTCGGCGCGACCGGCGCGATCCGCACCGCGACGCTCATGCACGGCCTGCGCCGCACCGGCCAGCGCTACGGCATGGTGACGATGTGCATCGGCACCGGCATGGGTGCCGCCGGCATCTTCGAAGCGCTCTGA
- a CDS encoding 3-oxoacid CoA-transferase subunit B: MEAKEIIARRVAREFRDGYVVNLGIGLPTQVPRYLPTGMHITLQSENGFLGLAPLEGEPLPGVVNAGGIPCGLMPGAAMFDSAMSFALIRGGHVDVTVLGGLQVDEEGSLANWMVPGKMVPGMGGAMDLVTGARKVIVAMEHCTKDGEPRILDRCTLPLTAKGRVAMVVTEMAVFRITHGEFVLIEHAPGVSLADIRARTQARFAVSEDLRPMKLD; the protein is encoded by the coding sequence ATGGAAGCGAAGGAAATCATCGCGCGGCGCGTCGCCCGCGAGTTCCGCGACGGCTACGTCGTCAATCTCGGTATCGGTCTGCCGACGCAGGTGCCGCGCTACCTGCCGACGGGGATGCACATCACGCTGCAGTCGGAGAACGGCTTCCTCGGCCTCGCGCCGCTCGAAGGCGAGCCGCTGCCAGGCGTCGTCAATGCGGGCGGTATTCCCTGCGGGCTGATGCCGGGCGCCGCGATGTTCGACAGCGCGATGTCGTTTGCGCTGATCCGCGGCGGCCACGTCGACGTCACCGTGCTCGGCGGCCTGCAGGTCGACGAGGAAGGCAGCCTCGCGAACTGGATGGTGCCGGGGAAGATGGTTCCCGGCATGGGCGGCGCGATGGACCTCGTGACCGGCGCGCGCAAGGTCATCGTCGCGATGGAGCACTGCACGAAGGACGGTGAGCCGCGCATCCTCGACCGCTGCACGCTACCGCTGACCGCGAAGGGACGGGTCGCGATGGTCGTCACCGAGATGGCCGTGTTCAGGATCACACACGGCGAGTTCGTGCTCATCGAGCACGCGCCGGGCGTGTCGCTCGCCGACATCCGGGCGCGGACGCAGGCGCGCTTCGCGGTTTCGGAGGACTTGAGGCCGATGAAGCTCGATTGA
- the atoD gene encoding acetate CoA-transferase subunit alpha, producing MALNKEVDWSEIGPLFRDGLRIMFGGFIGVGTPEGIVSLLCEQGTKDLTLIGNDTAAPDTGVGPLISSGQVSRVVVSHIGTNPVTGKKMIAGELDVELVPQGTLVERIRCGGAGLGGVLTPTGVGTVVEEGKTKMVVDGRAFLIELPLRADVAILKAKRADRAGNLVYERAARNFNPIIALAADLVIAEVDEIVEIGEIDPDLVMTPAALVDKIVLARRP from the coding sequence ATGGCATTGAACAAAGAGGTGGACTGGTCCGAAATCGGGCCGCTCTTCCGCGACGGCCTGCGGATCATGTTCGGCGGCTTCATCGGTGTCGGCACGCCCGAGGGCATTGTGTCGCTGCTGTGCGAGCAGGGAACGAAGGACCTGACGCTGATCGGCAACGACACCGCGGCGCCGGACACCGGCGTCGGTCCACTGATCTCGTCCGGCCAGGTGAGCCGCGTCGTCGTGTCGCACATTGGCACGAACCCGGTGACCGGCAAAAAGATGATCGCCGGTGAGCTCGACGTCGAGCTCGTCCCGCAGGGCACGCTCGTCGAGCGCATCCGCTGCGGCGGCGCGGGGCTTGGCGGCGTGCTGACGCCGACCGGCGTCGGCACCGTCGTCGAGGAAGGCAAGACGAAGATGGTCGTCGACGGCCGCGCCTTCCTCATCGAGCTGCCACTGCGCGCCGACGTCGCGATCCTGAAGGCGAAACGTGCCGACCGCGCGGGCAACCTCGTCTATGAGCGCGCCGCACGCAACTTCAACCCGATCATCGCGCTCGCCGCGGACCTCGTGATTGCCGAGGTCGACGAGATCGTCGAGATCGGCGAAATCGACCCCGATCTCGTGATGACGCCGGCGGCGCTCGTCGACAAGATCGTGCTGGCGCGGAGGCCCTGA
- a CDS encoding YeiH family protein, whose translation MSNPTVSARALAWIDLPAWQRLWPGVLTAITIALAASFVAEHQGGPQLLYALFFGMAFNFAANGEKIRDGIEFASRHVLRFGVALLGARITAEQLAGLGAGSIAMVAGGVVATILFGALVGRLLGRPGTEGILTGGAVAICGASAALAISAVLPKSDANQRFTLFTVVGVTALSTVAMVVYPSLVKLFGLDANAAAVFLGGTIHDVAQVVAAGYLISPEVGDGATFVKLFRVAMLLPVVAVVSLLFRNGAPAGKKPPVLPGFLVGFAVLVAVNSLGLIPQPVTDVASGLSRWCLVVAIAALGVKTSFQQLAALGWRPVAMLAVNTVFLAALIMGGLLWMR comes from the coding sequence ATGAGTAATCCGACCGTTTCGGCGCGCGCGCTTGCATGGATCGACCTCCCGGCGTGGCAGCGGCTGTGGCCCGGCGTGCTGACCGCGATCACGATCGCGCTGGCGGCGAGCTTCGTCGCCGAGCACCAGGGCGGCCCGCAGCTGCTGTACGCGCTGTTCTTCGGCATGGCGTTCAACTTCGCCGCGAACGGCGAGAAGATCCGCGACGGCATCGAGTTCGCGTCGCGCCATGTGCTGCGTTTCGGCGTCGCACTGCTCGGGGCGCGCATCACCGCGGAGCAGCTTGCGGGTCTGGGCGCCGGGTCGATCGCGATGGTCGCCGGCGGCGTCGTCGCGACGATCCTGTTCGGGGCGCTGGTCGGGCGCCTGCTCGGCCGCCCCGGCACCGAAGGGATTCTCACCGGCGGCGCGGTGGCGATCTGCGGCGCGTCGGCCGCGCTGGCGATCTCGGCGGTGCTGCCGAAGAGCGACGCGAACCAGCGCTTCACCTTGTTCACGGTGGTCGGCGTCACGGCGCTCTCCACCGTCGCGATGGTCGTCTATCCCTCGCTCGTGAAGCTCTTCGGGCTCGACGCGAACGCTGCGGCGGTCTTTCTCGGCGGCACGATCCACGACGTCGCGCAGGTCGTCGCGGCGGGCTATCTCATCTCGCCCGAGGTCGGCGACGGGGCGACCTTCGTCAAGCTCTTCCGCGTCGCGATGCTGCTGCCGGTGGTCGCGGTGGTGTCGCTGCTGTTTCGCAACGGCGCGCCGGCCGGCAAGAAGCCGCCGGTGCTGCCGGGCTTTCTCGTCGGCTTCGCGGTGCTGGTCGCGGTCAACAGCCTCGGGCTGATCCCGCAGCCGGTCACCGACGTCGCCTCCGGCCTGTCGCGCTGGTGCCTGGTCGTGGCGATCGCGGCGCTCGGCGTGAAGACCTCGTTCCAGCAGCTCGCCGCGCTCGGCTGGCGGCCGGTGGCGATGCTCGCGGTCAATACCGTGTTCCTCGCCGCGCTGATCATGGGCGGCCTGCTGTGGATGCGCTGA
- a CDS encoding efflux RND transporter permease subunit, producing the protein MAVAFDSHDRTPVVRALSEFDRNSGNALERLIFNHRLAVVVICAVVTVVLAVVGAMKLQLNASFESMLPQSQPYIQNYLESRKELRGLGNVLRVVVASPSGDIFDPAYQETLKKISDELILTPGVDRAWVKSLWTPSVRWTEVTEEGFQGGPVMPDSYDGSPQATGELKLNIARSGIVGRFVGNDFKSSMIFVPLLDKDPATGAAIDYRALSRNLEENIRLRFERAAGSGGPEIRIHIIGFAKLVGDLIDGVSQVMAYFAIAALIAILVIFFYTRCLRSTALVVACSVIAVVWQMGLIAALGFELDPFSILVPFLIFAIGVSHGAQKMNGIVQDIGRGTHRLVAARFTFRRLFLAGMTALVADAVGFAVLMVIDIPVIQALALAASIGVAVLIFTNLILLPVLLSYTGVSARAAERSLVAESGAADGTGAGLWRWLERFTERRWAIGAIAVSAVLTVAGFVVSLELKIGDLEPGAPELRADSRYNRDNAYITANYSLSSDQFAVIVRTAAEGCLKYETLVEADRLAWQLQQLPGVQTTVFLGDAVRQITAGSYEGNPKWLTLARNQDVLNYGAQQASVNNPDLFNNDCSVMPVIAYLTDHRAETLDAIVATAAQFAEAHSTPERQFLLAAGSAGIEAATNIVVREANRTMLLYVYAAVVVLCFVTFRSWRAVVVAVVPLAVTSILCEALMVVLGIGVKVGTLPVIALGVGIGVDYALYLLSIQLAQQRTGASLAQAHRSALQFTGKVVALVGVTLAAGVVTWIWSPIKFQADMGILLTFMFVWNMAGALILIPALSHFLLKDAASARRFAAAPALGLAAR; encoded by the coding sequence ATGGCCGTCGCATTCGATTCGCATGACCGCACGCCCGTCGTGCGTGCCCTCTCGGAGTTCGACCGCAACTCCGGCAATGCCCTCGAGCGCCTGATCTTCAACCACCGCCTCGCGGTGGTCGTGATCTGCGCCGTGGTGACCGTGGTGCTGGCCGTGGTGGGCGCGATGAAGCTGCAGTTGAACGCGAGCTTCGAGAGCATGCTGCCGCAGAGCCAGCCCTACATCCAGAACTACCTCGAGAGCCGCAAGGAGCTGCGCGGCCTTGGCAACGTGCTGCGCGTCGTCGTCGCGAGCCCGAGCGGCGACATCTTCGACCCGGCCTACCAGGAGACGCTGAAGAAGATCAGCGACGAGCTCATCCTCACGCCCGGCGTCGATCGCGCGTGGGTGAAATCCTTGTGGACGCCGTCGGTGCGCTGGACCGAAGTCACCGAGGAAGGCTTCCAGGGCGGGCCGGTGATGCCGGATTCCTACGACGGCTCGCCGCAGGCGACCGGCGAGCTCAAGCTCAACATCGCCCGTTCGGGCATCGTCGGGCGCTTCGTCGGCAACGACTTCAAATCGAGCATGATCTTCGTGCCGCTGCTCGACAAGGATCCCGCGACGGGCGCGGCGATCGACTACCGCGCGCTGTCGCGGAACCTCGAGGAGAACATCCGTTTGAGGTTCGAGCGCGCGGCGGGCTCGGGCGGCCCCGAAATCCGCATCCACATCATCGGCTTCGCCAAGCTCGTCGGCGACCTCATCGACGGCGTGAGCCAGGTGATGGCTTACTTCGCGATCGCCGCGCTGATCGCGATTCTCGTGATCTTCTTCTACACCCGCTGCCTGAGGAGCACCGCGCTGGTGGTCGCCTGCTCGGTGATCGCGGTGGTGTGGCAGATGGGCCTCATCGCCGCGCTCGGCTTCGAGCTCGACCCGTTCTCGATCCTCGTGCCGTTCCTGATCTTCGCGATCGGCGTCAGCCACGGCGCGCAGAAGATGAACGGCATCGTGCAGGACATCGGCCGCGGCACGCATCGCCTGGTCGCGGCGCGCTTCACCTTCCGCCGGCTCTTTCTCGCTGGCATGACGGCGCTGGTCGCCGACGCGGTCGGCTTCGCGGTGCTGATGGTCATCGACATCCCGGTGATCCAGGCGCTCGCGCTCGCGGCGAGCATCGGCGTGGCGGTGCTGATCTTCACCAACCTGATCCTGCTGCCGGTGCTCTTGTCCTACACCGGCGTGAGCGCCCGGGCGGCCGAGCGCAGTCTCGTGGCCGAGTCGGGGGCCGCCGACGGCACGGGCGCGGGCCTGTGGCGCTGGCTCGAGCGCTTCACCGAGCGGCGCTGGGCGATCGGCGCGATCGCGGTCTCCGCGGTGCTCACCGTCGCGGGCTTCGTCGTCAGCCTCGAGCTCAAGATCGGCGACCTCGAGCCGGGCGCGCCGGAGCTGCGCGCCGACTCGCGCTACAACCGCGACAACGCCTACATCACGGCGAACTACTCGCTCTCGTCCGACCAGTTCGCCGTGATCGTCAGGACCGCGGCCGAAGGCTGCCTCAAGTACGAGACCCTCGTCGAAGCCGACCGCCTCGCGTGGCAGCTGCAGCAGCTGCCCGGGGTGCAGACGACGGTGTTCCTCGGCGATGCGGTGCGCCAGATCACCGCCGGTTCGTACGAAGGCAACCCGAAGTGGCTCACCCTCGCGCGCAACCAGGACGTGCTCAACTACGGCGCGCAGCAGGCGTCCGTCAACAACCCCGACCTCTTCAACAACGACTGCTCGGTGATGCCGGTGATCGCCTACCTCACCGACCACCGCGCCGAGACGCTCGACGCCATCGTCGCCACCGCCGCGCAATTCGCCGAGGCGCACAGCACCCCCGAGCGCCAGTTCCTGCTCGCAGCGGGCTCGGCCGGCATCGAGGCGGCGACCAACATCGTCGTGCGGGAAGCCAACCGCACGATGCTCCTCTACGTGTATGCGGCGGTGGTTGTGCTGTGCTTCGTCACCTTCCGCAGCTGGCGCGCGGTCGTCGTCGCGGTGGTGCCGCTCGCGGTGACCTCGATCCTGTGCGAGGCGCTGATGGTGGTGCTGGGGATCGGCGTGAAGGTCGGGACCTTGCCGGTCATCGCGCTGGGGGTCGGGATCGGCGTCGATTACGCGCTCTATCTGCTCTCCATCCAGCTCGCGCAGCAGCGCACGGGCGCTTCGCTTGCGCAAGCGCACCGCAGCGCACTGCAATTCACCGGCAAGGTCGTCGCGCTCGTCGGCGTGACGCTCGCCGCCGGGGTCGTCACCTGGATCTGGTCGCCGATCAAGTTCCAGGCCGACATGGGGATCCTGCTGACCTTCATGTTCGTGTGGAACATGGCCGGCGCGCTGATCCTGATTCCGGCGCTGTCGCACTTCCTGCTGAAGGATGCGGCCAGCGCAAGGCGTTTCGCCGCCGCGCCGGCACTCGGCCTCGCCGCGCGGTAA
- a CDS encoding WD40/YVTN/BNR-like repeat-containing protein, with the protein MNAHRLGGALLALALTLPATAPAAGFQDVLDTPAMTSELAARGLINGLALAGQRVVGVGQRGHVVYSDDAGKSWRQAKVPVSSDLVAVSFPTPRAGWAVGHDGVVLASNDAGASWTKQLDGRAVGTMMVEYYKAQSGDEAAKWVSEAERFAAQGAENPFLDVWFADEHNGFVVGAFNLILRTTDGGKHWEPWLDRTENPQALHLYAIRGAEGEVFATGEQGLVLRLDAAAGVFRALQTPYQGTYFGVAPAKDAVIVFGLRGNAFRSTDSGRTWHKIDTGVQEGLTAAATVGDQGVILASQAGRLLVSTDGGEHFSPLKLDRAVPASAVQPLGTDAVVVAGARGVRVQTLR; encoded by the coding sequence ATGAACGCGCACCGACTTGGCGGCGCCCTGCTTGCGCTCGCGCTGACGCTGCCGGCGACAGCCCCCGCGGCCGGCTTCCAGGACGTGCTCGACACCCCGGCGATGACGAGCGAGCTCGCGGCCAGGGGGCTCATCAACGGCCTGGCGCTCGCCGGCCAGCGTGTCGTCGGCGTCGGCCAGCGCGGCCACGTCGTGTATTCCGACGACGCGGGCAAGAGCTGGCGGCAGGCGAAAGTGCCGGTCAGCTCGGATCTGGTCGCGGTGAGCTTCCCGACGCCGCGAGCCGGCTGGGCGGTGGGGCACGACGGCGTCGTGCTCGCGAGCAATGATGCCGGTGCGAGCTGGACGAAGCAGCTCGACGGGCGTGCCGTAGGCACCATGATGGTCGAGTACTACAAGGCCCAGTCCGGTGACGAGGCCGCGAAGTGGGTCAGTGAGGCCGAGCGCTTCGCCGCGCAGGGCGCCGAGAACCCCTTCCTCGACGTGTGGTTCGCCGACGAGCACAACGGCTTTGTCGTCGGCGCGTTCAACCTGATCCTGCGCACCACGGACGGCGGCAAGCACTGGGAGCCGTGGCTCGACCGCACCGAGAACCCGCAGGCGCTGCACCTCTATGCGATCCGCGGCGCCGAGGGCGAAGTGTTCGCGACCGGCGAGCAGGGCCTCGTGCTGCGCCTCGATGCCGCGGCGGGCGTCTTTCGCGCACTGCAGACCCCCTACCAGGGCACCTATTTCGGCGTCGCGCCCGCCAAGGACGCGGTGATCGTCTTCGGGCTGCGCGGCAACGCGTTCCGCAGCACCGACAGCGGGCGGACCTGGCACAAGATCGACACCGGCGTGCAAGAAGGCCTGACGGCTGCTGCGACCGTAGGCGACCAGGGCGTGATCCTCGCGAGCCAGGCGGGGCGGCTGCTGGTGAGCACGGATGGCGGCGAGCATTTCTCGCCGCTCAAGCTCGACCGCGCCGTCCCGGCGTCGGCGGTGCAACCCCTCGGCACGGATGCGGTGGTCGTCGCGGGTGCCCGCGGCGTGCGCGTCCAGACGCTTCGCTAA
- a CDS encoding DUF1329 domain-containing protein — translation MKFTKALLPAALALALSGAALAAITPEEAKKLGTTLTAVGAERAGNQDGTIPEYTGGLTTPPAGFKPGDGIRPNPFGAEKPRLVIDAKNMAQHADKLTEGTKALLQKYPSFRVDVYPTHRSVAFPKFIADNTAKIATQAKTHNDGRSIEGAHAGFPFPIPKTGFEAMWNHLVRYNGQAYEVKYRNLNVDASGRTTLATEGMNVQEFPFWDAGKTSAETYWRIKNTYTGPARRAGEALLIVDPLDIGTKDRRAWTYLPGQRRVKVAPDLSHDTPNPGTAGGNTFDDIFIFIGSMERFDFKLVGKKEMIVPYNAYAAVYQAKQDALVKPNHLNPDLVRWELHRVWVVEATLREGKRHVYSKRTFYLDEDSWAALASDQYDARGQLYRAGFAYMAPSYDLPAPYTDMFGHYDLVAGIYSLTGFSAETGGMRQTKPLSDREWSPDSLAGAGIR, via the coding sequence ATGAAATTCACGAAAGCACTGCTGCCGGCGGCGCTCGCGCTGGCCCTGAGCGGGGCGGCCCTGGCCGCGATCACGCCCGAAGAGGCGAAGAAGCTCGGCACCACGCTCACTGCGGTCGGCGCCGAGCGCGCCGGCAACCAGGACGGCACCATCCCCGAATACACCGGCGGGCTCACCACGCCCCCGGCGGGCTTCAAGCCGGGCGACGGCATCCGCCCGAACCCCTTCGGCGCCGAGAAGCCGCGGCTCGTGATCGACGCCAAGAACATGGCGCAGCACGCCGACAAGCTCACCGAAGGGACCAAGGCGCTGTTGCAGAAGTATCCGAGCTTCCGCGTGGACGTCTATCCGACGCACCGCAGCGTCGCCTTCCCCAAGTTCATCGCCGACAACACCGCGAAGATCGCGACGCAGGCCAAGACCCACAACGACGGGCGCTCGATCGAAGGCGCGCACGCCGGCTTCCCCTTCCCGATCCCCAAGACCGGTTTCGAGGCGATGTGGAACCACCTGGTGCGCTACAACGGCCAGGCCTACGAGGTGAAGTACCGCAACCTCAACGTCGACGCGAGCGGGCGCACGACGCTCGCCACCGAAGGCATGAACGTCCAGGAGTTCCCGTTCTGGGACGCGGGCAAGACTTCGGCCGAGACCTACTGGCGCATCAAGAACACCTACACGGGTCCGGCGCGGCGCGCGGGCGAGGCGCTCCTGATCGTCGATCCGCTCGACATCGGCACCAAGGACCGGCGCGCCTGGACCTACCTGCCGGGGCAGCGGCGCGTCAAGGTCGCCCCGGACCTCTCGCACGACACGCCGAACCCGGGCACGGCGGGGGGCAACACCTTCGACGACATCTTCATCTTCATCGGCTCGATGGAGCGCTTCGACTTCAAGCTCGTCGGCAAGAAGGAGATGATCGTGCCGTACAACGCCTACGCCGCGGTGTACCAGGCCAAGCAGGACGCGCTCGTGAAACCCAACCACCTCAACCCGGATCTGGTGCGCTGGGAGCTGCACCGCGTGTGGGTGGTGGAGGCGACGCTGCGCGAAGGCAAGCGCCACGTGTATAGCAAGCGCACCTTCTACCTCGACGAGGACTCGTGGGCGGCGCTCGCCTCCGACCAGTACGACGCCCGCGGCCAGCTCTACCGCGCCGGCTTCGCCTACATGGCCCCGAGCTACGACCTGCCGGCGCCCTACACCGACATGTTCGGCCACTACGACCTGGTTGCGGGCATCTACTCGCTGACCGGCTTCAGTGCCGAGACCGGCGGCATGCGCCAGACCAAGCCGCTCAGCGATCGTGAGTGGTCGCCGGATTCGCTCGCCGGCGCGGGCATCCGCTGA
- a CDS encoding DUF1302 domain-containing protein has protein sequence MKRTRRGFASAHRPCVLAVAAATVAMGGNAVAFEFDTGNAELQVRWDNTVRYNLATRVEGRDDKFGRSAVTDEGTYSFDNGDFVANRFDLLSELDVVYQGKTGFRVSATGWYDAAYDDDSRSNPNAPLVNIPSYAGHQYSRYTKRLYQGPSGELLDAFAFANFDAGEVPVRLKAGRHSVFWGESLFLGGALHSVSYAQMPLDLQKGFATPGVEAKELFRPLNQLSAQAQVTDTLSVAAQYFLQWEAYRYPEGGTYLGPVDFAFNGPDRQFLSPALGFATNGDALEPKNRGEYGVSLRWAPAALDGTLGVYYRRYADKLPQTLLTRVGPGVSRYNLIYADDIDLFGVSLAKNIGGVSVGAELSYRRNTPLNAQVLGISATGLPDRGDTSGPRGDTFHGLVNVLGLIPDTPLFDQASWAAELTWSRWDKVRSGENLFNAVGFAPCEANGTTRPRDLDKWDGCTTKDFWGLGVAFTPTWYQVMPGVDLSAPMTMSLGLSGNAATVFGGNEGNGNYSLGLAADVFQKYRIDLKYIDYFGKYRDNGTAVTTQNGFTTLLKDRGFVSLTLKTTF, from the coding sequence ATGAAGAGGACGAGACGAGGCTTCGCGTCGGCGCACAGGCCGTGCGTGCTTGCGGTTGCGGCGGCGACGGTCGCGATGGGCGGCAACGCGGTGGCGTTCGAGTTCGACACCGGCAACGCTGAGCTGCAGGTGCGCTGGGACAACACGGTGCGCTACAACCTGGCGACGCGCGTCGAGGGCCGCGACGACAAGTTCGGCCGCTCGGCGGTCACCGACGAAGGCACGTACAGCTTCGACAACGGCGACTTCGTCGCCAACCGCTTCGACCTGCTGTCCGAACTCGACGTGGTGTACCAGGGCAAGACCGGCTTTCGCGTCAGCGCCACCGGCTGGTACGACGCGGCCTATGACGACGACAGCCGCTCGAACCCGAATGCGCCGCTCGTGAACATCCCGAGCTACGCGGGTCACCAGTACAGCCGCTACACCAAGCGGCTCTACCAGGGCCCGTCGGGGGAACTCCTTGACGCGTTCGCGTTCGCCAACTTCGACGCGGGCGAGGTGCCGGTGCGGTTGAAGGCGGGCCGGCACTCGGTGTTCTGGGGCGAGTCGCTGTTCCTCGGCGGCGCGCTGCACAGCGTGTCGTATGCGCAGATGCCGCTCGACCTGCAGAAGGGCTTCGCCACCCCCGGCGTCGAAGCCAAGGAGCTCTTCCGCCCGCTCAACCAGCTCTCGGCCCAGGCGCAGGTCACCGACACGCTGTCGGTCGCCGCGCAGTACTTCCTGCAGTGGGAAGCCTACCGCTACCCCGAAGGCGGCACCTACCTCGGCCCGGTCGACTTCGCCTTCAACGGCCCGGACCGCCAGTTCCTCAGCCCGGCGCTCGGCTTCGCGACCAACGGCGATGCGCTCGAGCCGAAGAACCGCGGCGAATACGGCGTGTCGCTGCGCTGGGCCCCCGCGGCGCTCGACGGCACGCTCGGCGTCTACTACCGGCGCTACGCCGACAAGCTGCCGCAGACCTTGCTCACGCGGGTCGGCCCGGGGGTGAGCCGCTACAACCTGATCTACGCCGACGACATCGACCTGTTCGGCGTCAGCCTGGCGAAGAACATCGGCGGCGTGAGCGTCGGCGCCGAGCTCTCGTACCGGCGCAACACGCCGCTCAACGCGCAGGTGCTCGGCATCTCGGCGACGGGGCTCCCGGACCGCGGCGACACCAGCGGCCCGCGCGGCGACACCTTCCACGGCCTCGTGAACGTGCTCGGCCTGATCCCCGACACGCCGCTCTTCGACCAGGCGAGCTGGGCCGCCGAGCTCACGTGGAGCCGCTGGGACAAGGTTCGTAGCGGCGAGAACCTCTTCAATGCGGTGGGCTTCGCACCGTGCGAGGCTAACGGCACGACGCGCCCGCGCGACCTCGACAAGTGGGACGGCTGCACGACGAAGGACTTCTGGGGCCTCGGCGTCGCCTTCACGCCGACCTGGTACCAGGTGATGCCGGGCGTCGATCTGTCGGCGCCGATGACGATGTCGCTGGGTCTGTCCGGCAACGCCGCGACGGTGTTCGGCGGCAACGAAGGCAACGGCAACTACAGCCTCGGCCTGGCTGCCGACGTGTTCCAGAAGTACCGCATCGACCTGAAGTACATCGACTACTTCGGCAAGTACCGCGACAACGGCACCGCCGTGACGACACAAAACGGCTTCACCACGCTGCTGAAGGATCGCGGCTTCGTGAGCCTGACGCTGAAGACGACCTTCTAA